A segment of the Bacillus sp. es.034 genome:
GCCCCACCCTTTGCCAAGCGATACCACACTTTATTCCTGCGCTGTGACAGCCATGGACAGACGATTCCTGCCGCTGCATCCGTTGCCTGTCCAGCGTCCTTCCGGTCAATAATCGTGACATCCGCTCCTGCCTTCGCCAGATGATACGCCGTGGAAGCCCCGAGAATACCTGCCCCAATGATCATATATGATTTCATGCAAAACACCTTTTCAGTCCATTTTTTCTTTATTTTACTTGAGAAGAAGGGCGAACTCAATGGCTGCACGTTTTAGTGGGCGGGAATCCGCTTGTACCTGGTACAAGTTGCCCTTTTTGTACCAGGTACACAATCATCACCACACCGTACCAAACCAAAAACCACCATCAATTCCAGACAATTCTCACTACTTTTCCCGAAATAGATTGACAAGTCGTTTTGATTCATGATAAAAATTGTATAACCTAATATTGAATAAGCTTTGAAGGAAACCAGTAGCGAACATTTCCCTGTTTAAGAGAGCCGGTGGTTGGTGTGAACCGGTACAAAGATGAAGCGAATTTCGATTCCGGAGCTTCTTTTGACGAGATCAAAAGACGGGTAAGACCGTTATGTGTGAAGAGTGATGAGAAACATTTTCTCATAACTAGGGTGGTACCGCGATATCCAAATCGTCCCTACGATATGTAGGGGCGATTTTTTTATTTGGTCTAAAAAATGCCCTCACACGTCAATAAATACCGAAAGGAGAATGAGAATGAGTCAGCGTGAACAATGGTCATCGAAAATCGGCTTTATTTTAGCGGCAGCCGGGTCTGCCATCGGATTGGGGGCCATCTGGAAATTCCCTTACATTGCCGGTGAAAATGGAGGCGGAGCATTCTTCCTGATCTTTATTTTATTTACTTTATTACTCGGCCTTCCATTATTACTGGCTGAATTCTCAATCGGACGTACAGCCGGAAGCAATGCTGTGGATTCGTACCGCAAGATCGCTCCCGGGACCAAATGGCACTGGGTCGGGATCCTCGGGATGATCACATCCTTCATCCTGCTTTCCTTCTACAGTGTCATCGGGGGATGGATCGTCGTTTATTTATTCAAAGCTGTTACAGGACAATTAAACGGCCTTTCTTCAGATCAATACGCAGAAGTGTTCGGGGCAACGATTTCAAATCCCGGGATAAGTGTATTCGTCCAGCTCCTCTTCATCTTGATGACCATCATCGTGGTAGCCAAGGGGATTGAAAAAGGGATTGAACTCGCAAGTAAAATCATGATGCCGGCATTATTTATTCTTTTCATTCTGTTAGTGATCCGTGCCGTGACCCTTGATGGGGCAGTGGAAGGAGTTACATTCCTGCTTAAGCCAGATTTTTCCAAAGTAACGTCACAGACGATTTTAGAAGCGATGGGTCAATCCTTCTTTACGTTAAGTGTCGGGGTGTCGGTGATGGTGACATACAGCTCATACCTTCCGAAAACACAGAGTCTGCCCCGTTCGGCGATTTCGATCGTGGCGATGAATATCTTCATCGTATTACTGGCAGGACTTGCGATTTTCCCGGCAGTCTTTGCTTTTGATCTGGAGCCAGGTGCGGGTCCGGTACTGCTATTCAACGTACTGCCTACTGTGTTCAGTCAGCTTCCTTTCGGCATGTTATTCTTCATTGCATTCCTTGTGCTGTTCTTATTCGCAGCATTGACTTCAGCGTTCTCGATGCTTGAGATCATCGTATCCGTCATTTCGAAGGGGGACCCCGGAAAGCGTACGAAATGGTCGTGGATCATCGGTCTTGCCATCTTCGTTTGCGGCATCCCATCGGCTTTATCTTTCGGGGTACTTGGAGATGTCACACTGTTTGGCAAAACCATTTTCGACCTGGCTGATTTTGCAGTAAGTAATGTACTGCTTCCAATCGGATCATTGCTTATCGCCCTGTTCGTTCCTCTCAAAATGAAGAAAACGGCTCTATATGAAGAGTTGAAACAAGGAAGCGGATTGAAGCGGGGGTTATTTGAAACATGGTTCTTCCTGATCCGCTTTGTGGCACCGGTGTTGATACTTTTCGTGATGCTTGATGTGTTGGGAGTATTTTAAACCCCGCCACACAAAAGGGTTGACCCGCAGTTTAGGGTCAACCCTTTTCTTTATGATGCTCCATACCCCATGATCAATCCACACGCCAATCGTTTCCCTGCATCTCCTGAAGGCTGTGACCTGAAGTCATCCGGATTTTGATGAATGATGACACCCTTCCCTATCACATCTTTTACGTTGAATTTATTCGTAAAAAAGGACATCTTTGCGTAGCCGTCATTTGAAAACAGGACAGGAAAATCCCCTGCATGATTCCCATGCGGCTGATTGGTCGGATTCCAATGCCCTCCTGCAGACGTGAAAGGTTCATTGGGATCCCCTATTTCACATACCCCTTTTTCATGGAGGTGAAATCCGTGGGGACCGATCGGCTTTTGATCACCCTTTCCTTCCTTATAGGGAGGTAAACCTGTCACCTCGGCAAATACTTCTACACCATTCTGCACTTCACGGAAAAAGACATATCCTTTGAGCCCTGGAGCGAGTGGACCTCCCTGAATGTGAGCGTAGGCCATATTAGGCGCATTTCGATAATAGGAATAAGCAGGATAGCCATATTGATAATAATTCATCCGTCATCCCCCTTCCTTCAAAACATTTTATGTTGAAAGCAGAGGTGACATGATGAAAACCGTGTGAATCGCTTTTACCCAGAACTTGTTTTTAACCACAGGGATCCTTTCCCATAAGAGGTAAGACCACTAACCAAACGTTTGTTTAACTACCCAACCCCCTTTCCTATCAGGGTTTATCCCACTAATCAAACGTTTGTTTAAATTTTTTACCTCACAGATTGGACCGATGATCGATCTCCGGGTGGGAACTTCTTTTTTCTATAGGGGCATCCCCTGCCGCCTGCTTTCTATATGCAAGGGAAGGCGCTAAGATGTTTGGTTTTATTTTCCTATTACCATTATCCCTTTTCATCTTGTCCAAAAAATGTTATATTTTCAGAAACTTCAGATTTCTATTCTGCTTTGCAACACTATTTTAGGAGGGATTAGTATGCAAGATGACATTAGGCTTATTCCATATTTCATGGACGAAATGATTGTTGATGCAAATGAAATTCCTAAAGGCGTTGATGTAATCCAAGCTCCTAGTATGTGGAAAAACGGATATAAAGGAAAAGGCATCACCATCGCCATCCTTGATACAGGATGCGACATGAACCACCCGGATCTTACCGGAAAGGTGAAGGGCTTCCGTAATTTCACCGACGATGATGACGGTGCGGAAGATAATGTGACGGATTACAGCGGTCACGGGACCCATGTAGCAGGCACGATTGCCGCAAGTGAAAATGGGGATGGTGTGATCGGCGTGGCTCCACTGGCTGAACTGCTTGTGATTAAAGTTCTTGCCGGCAGCCGTGGAAGCGGGAAGTACGATTGGATCGTGAACGGAATCAAGTATGCCATTGAACAAAAGGTCGATATCATCTCCATGTCCCTCGGAGGACCTACAGATTATGAGCCACTCCATGAAGCGATTCAAAAAGCGGTGGATGCCAATATCCTGGTGGTCTGCGCTGCTGGGAATGAGGGGGAC
Coding sequences within it:
- a CDS encoding sodium-dependent transporter; its protein translation is MSQREQWSSKIGFILAAAGSAIGLGAIWKFPYIAGENGGGAFFLIFILFTLLLGLPLLLAEFSIGRTAGSNAVDSYRKIAPGTKWHWVGILGMITSFILLSFYSVIGGWIVVYLFKAVTGQLNGLSSDQYAEVFGATISNPGISVFVQLLFILMTIIVVAKGIEKGIELASKIMMPALFILFILLVIRAVTLDGAVEGVTFLLKPDFSKVTSQTILEAMGQSFFTLSVGVSVMVTYSSYLPKTQSLPRSAISIVAMNIFIVLLAGLAIFPAVFAFDLEPGAGPVLLFNVLPTVFSQLPFGMLFFIAFLVLFLFAALTSAFSMLEIIVSVISKGDPGKRTKWSWIIGLAIFVCGIPSALSFGVLGDVTLFGKTIFDLADFAVSNVLLPIGSLLIALFVPLKMKKTALYEELKQGSGLKRGLFETWFFLIRFVAPVLILFVMLDVLGVF
- a CDS encoding superoxide dismutase family protein, which translates into the protein MNYYQYGYPAYSYYRNAPNMAYAHIQGGPLAPGLKGYVFFREVQNGVEVFAEVTGLPPYKEGKGDQKPIGPHGFHLHEKGVCEIGDPNEPFTSAGGHWNPTNQPHGNHAGDFPVLFSNDGYAKMSFFTNKFNVKDVIGKGVIIHQNPDDFRSQPSGDAGKRLACGLIMGYGAS
- a CDS encoding S8 family peptidase; amino-acid sequence: MQDDIRLIPYFMDEMIVDANEIPKGVDVIQAPSMWKNGYKGKGITIAILDTGCDMNHPDLTGKVKGFRNFTDDDDGAEDNVTDYSGHGTHVAGTIAASENGDGVIGVAPLAELLVIKVLAGSRGSGKYDWIVNGIKYAIEQKVDIISMSLGGPTDYEPLHEAIQKAVDANILVVCAAGNEGDSNSSTDEFSYPACYNEVISVGAIDLQRKSSYFTNSNNEVDLVAPGEQILSTIPGEKYAKLSGTSMSAPHISGALALIKEFEQASFDRKLSECEVYAQLIKRTVPLGFPKTLEGNGLIFLTAPDLLREHLRNQPLAQIG